CGGAGATCTTGTGGCAACGAAGATGGTTTTGGTTCGAATGATTTTAGCTTCCAATTCAATGCGCCGTGTTTGGTTGGGGTGGACAGATTGATTTGCTAACTCTTGCTGCGGCCATGACGACGGCAATGCCGCTCTGCCGCTCTGCTCTGCAGGTCGTCCTGGCATCGGTGGTGGTgctggccgccgccgcgcgcggcTCGGCCTGCGCCCGCGGCGAGATGCGGGACCAGGCGCCGCCGGGGTCGCGCCCGCACAGCGTCACCATCACCGAGTTCGGCGCCGTCGGGGACGGCAGGACGCTCAACACGGTCCCGTTCCAGAACGCCGTCTTCTACGTCCGCTCCTTCGCCGACAAGGGCGGCGCGCAGTTGTACGTGCCCAGGGGCCGCTGGCTCACCGGCAGCTTCAACCTCACCAGCCACCTCACCCTCTACCTGGAGCAAGGTGCCGTCATCGTCGGCGTAAAGGTAATGCCGGCAGTGGGGTGGGGGGCATTGCCTTGCTTTCGATTCCGTTTCTTGTCACGGGTTGTTAAGGCAGTAGTAGTTACAGAGATTCTTCTCGCGTTGGCATTCAGAGTGTGTGCCTATCCTTTTCAACCTGCATTGGCTGGATGTGAGCTGGTAGGATTGGTATTAGCTCATCTGGTCATCTTAGTCTGTTTAGATATGGTTGTTGGATGTACCTCAGGAAGGAGTGATTTTGACATCTGTGAGGTGAAAGTCACATGCCATGGATTTGGACGCCATCTTTCTTGCTCTTATGTTCTTTCTTATTGCTTCATATCATGGGGAAAATCCTTTGCAGGTATCACGATAAGTAGTATTCAAGTTTTGTTCTGGATGAGAGGACTGTAGGTGTTTCTGTTTGCTTTTACTGTATGGAGTGAGTTTTTGGGAGGTGAAACATAGCTATTGCTGCGAGGCAGGTAGCCAAGAATAGGCAATTTCCTTTTGCATAGTTTTGAAGTCAAGCTTACCTCATTAATCTTGTGTCGAAAAAGGCTAGGCGTGTTTCTTAGGTCCTGCCATGCAGATTGTGATCACTTCTCTGTTGTTATTCAACCTTTTTTCTATTTCGAGACATGAACGACTCTTTAGAAACATGTCTGGCATATCACATTGTATGCCACATATATATTTTGGGATTTGGGATGTAAAAAggcaatgccatgttcttcatatATGAATATTTCTGTAATTTTGCGgtcaaaaaaaatatttctgtATTTTTAATTATTAAAAAGGTACTGACATAAGTATCTTTTCTTTGTTTTGTTGCTCATTGTAGGACTCATCACAATGGCCGATCGCTGAACCTTTGCCATCTTATGGCCAAGGGACAGACCTTCCTGGTCCTAGACATCGAAGCTTGATAAACGGATACAACTTAACCGATGTTGTCATAACCGGTAACTGCTTTGTTCTGTCTTGTATATAGATTTTTCAGCTTTGTTGTGTTCTTTAGTCAAAATTCAATGGCCCTTGCATGTCTTGTCCATTTATTCCAGGGAACAATGGGGTTATTGATGGCCAGGGCTTGGTATGGTGGCAGTGGCTGCGCTCCCATGAGCTGAACTATAGTCGACCTCATATTTTGGAGTTTCTGTATTCTGAAGATATCGTGATCTCAAACTTGACATTCTTAAATTCACCAGCCTGGAGCATACATCCGGTGTACTGCAGGTGCAATGCCATTAACTTAGCTTTGTGTGTAAGGTGTGGTTTGGTGAATATTAGTTGCATTGGTACTAATGCATATTGTCTTTGTATTCTCTAGTAATGTAAAGGTCCACAATGTGACGATTGAGACCTCACTGGACGCTCCACTGACCGATGGCATAGTTCCAGGTATGTTCTTTTCCTCTAGTCTGAATACATTTTTT
This sequence is a window from Miscanthus floridulus cultivar M001 chromosome 10, ASM1932011v1, whole genome shotgun sequence. Protein-coding genes within it:
- the LOC136485897 gene encoding probable polygalacturonase isoform X3; the encoded protein is MVLVVLASVVVLAAAARGSACARGEMRDQAPPGSRPHSVTITEFGAVGDGRTLNTVPFQNAVFYVRSFADKGGAQLYVPRGRWLTGSFNLTSHLTLYLEQGAVIVGVKDSSQWPIAEPLPSYGQGTDLPGPRHRSLINGYNLTDVVITGNNGVIDGQGLVWWQWLRSHELNYSRPHILEFLYSEDIVISNLTFLNSPAWSIHPVYCSNVKVHNVTIETSLDAPLTDGIVPDSCSNLCIEDSTISVSHEAISLKSGWDKYGISFGRPTFDIRISRVDLLSSSGAALAFGSEMSGGISDIHVNHLRIHDSYKGISFKTSPGRGGYIEEVVISEVQMENVHVGIEFTGNCSTHPDDSFDLSDLPKIDQVTMKNMVGTNISVAGVLSGIDSAPFTAICLSDLNFSMAADSGSSSWSCSNVSGYSEAVFPEPCTELRDPSSSPSICFSLGSYSAIATA
- the LOC136485897 gene encoding probable polygalacturonase isoform X1, with amino-acid sequence MTTAMPLCRSALQVVLASVVVLAAAARGSACARGEMRDQAPPGSRPHSVTITEFGAVGDGRTLNTVPFQNAVFYVRSFADKGGAQLYVPRGRWLTGSFNLTSHLTLYLEQGAVIVGVKDSSQWPIAEPLPSYGQGTDLPGPRHRSLINGYNLTDVVITGNNGVIDGQGLVWWQWLRSHELNYSRPHILEFLYSEDIVISNLTFLNSPAWSIHPVYCSNVKVHNVTIETSLDAPLTDGIVPDSCSNLCIEDSTISVSHEAISLKSGWDKYGISFGRPTFDIRISRVDLLSSSGAALAFGSEMSGGISDIHVNHLRIHDSYKGISFKTSPGRGGYIEEVVISEVQMENVHVGIEFTGNCSTHPDDSFDLSDLPKIDQVTMKNMVGTNISVAGVLSGIDSAPFTAICLSDLNFSMAADSGSSSWSCSNVSGYSEAVFPEPCTELRDPSSSPSICFSLGSYSAIATA